The Xiphophorus maculatus strain JP 163 A chromosome 23, X_maculatus-5.0-male, whole genome shotgun sequence genome contains a region encoding:
- the shisa3 gene encoding protein shisa-3 homolog, translating into MVRLWNCLLLGYLTWNLRISDAQGEYCHGWLDSNGNYHEGFQCPEDFDTTDATVCCGSCALRYCCAAADARLDQGVCTNDREVDNTEFAPQPIYVPFLMVGSIFIAFVIVGSLVAVYCCTCLRPKQPTQQPIRFSLRSCQGETIPMILTTAPPSLRAPSRQSSTATTSSSSAGGGSSTRRFSLGGPAQQQHGCLVTATVSSSASTPTQTPQTLLPPPPPPPYTSPPITGALQHPQLQLHQPSHPAQSTSFLLPQQYFFPLQPDAFTATKGFADFGQS; encoded by the exons ATGGTGCGCCTCTGGAACTGCCTGCTGCTGGGATATCTGACCTGGAACCTGCGCATATCGGACGCTCAGGGGGAGTACTGCCACGGCTGGCTGGACTCTAACGGGAACTACCATGAGGGCTTTCAGTGTCCGGAAGACTTTGACACTACGGACGCGACCGTGTGCTGCGGCTCCTGCGCGCTGCGCTACTGCTGCGCGGCCGCGGACGCACGCCTGGACCAGGGGGTCTGCACCAACGACAGGGAGGTGGACAACACGGAGTTTGCTCCGC aGCCCATCTATGTTCCTTTCCTCATGGTGGGAAGCATCTTCATAGCCTTCGTCATCGTTGGCTCCCTGGTGGCGGTCTACTGTTGCACCTGCCTGCGGCCCAAACAGCCCACCCAGCAGCCCATCCGCTTCTCTCTGCGCAGCTGCCAGGGGGAGACCATCCCCATGATCCTGACCACGGCCCCGCCCAGCCTGCGCGCCCCGTCTCGGCAGTCCAGCACGGCCACTACCAGCTCCAGCTCAGCGGGTGGGGGCAGCTCCACGCGGAGGTTTTCTCTGGGGGGTCCGGCCCAGCAGCAGCACGGCTGCCTTGTGACTGCCACCGTCTCCTCCTCAGCCTCCACTCCCACTCAGACCCCACAGACTCTACtacctcctccaccacctccgCCCTACACATCACCGCCCATAACAGGAGCTCTCCAGCACCCacagctgcagctccaccaACCCTCTCACCCCGCTCAGAGCACCAGCTTCCTGCTTCCCCAGCAGTACTTCTTCCCCCTGCAGCCTGACGCCTTCACAGCAACCAAGGGCTTTGCTGACTTTGGACAGAGCTGA